The following are from one region of the Paenibacillus sp. JZ16 genome:
- a CDS encoding YolD-like family protein, with the protein MAKAKVPKRPTRDEFVLEELGNQLTEAYQEESVIVLTVWGWEEAVRGQIDQMDSRTGKVHMKENGVITKVPFMDIMEVNYPRD; encoded by the coding sequence ATGGCAAAAGCAAAAGTTCCAAAGAGACCCACGAGAGATGAGTTTGTACTGGAAGAGCTCGGAAATCAGCTTACGGAAGCTTACCAGGAAGAATCGGTCATCGTACTGACGGTCTGGGGATGGGAAGAGGCAGTCCGCGGACAAATCGATCAAATGGACTCCCGCACAGGGAAGGTGCACATGAAAGAGAATGGCGTCATTACGAAGGTTCCCTTTATGGACATTATGGAAGTGAATTATCCCAGGGACTAA
- a CDS encoding sucrose-specific PTS transporter subunit IIBC: MNMAADNRKIARQVVEAIGGRENIASFAHCATRLRIMVHDQKKIDQKKVENIDKVKGAFFNSGQYQVIFGTGTVNQIFEAVESLGMESTSKEELKSQAKKSGNPFQRAIRTFGDVFVPIIPVLVATGLFMGLRGLLTQDTVLAWFGATPDDISPNFLLFTQVLTDTAFAFLPALVAWSAFRVFGGSPVLGIVLGLMLVNPALPNAYSVANGSAEALMIFDFIPVVGYQGSVLPAFFIGLLGAKFERFLRKRIPEAIDLIVTPFLTLLVMITLGLFAIGPVFHSLEEVVLNATTFLLELPFGIAGLVIGFFNQIIVVTGVHHIFNFLEIQLLEKTGSNPFNAIVTSAMAAQGAACLAVGLKTRNKKLKALSLPSAFSAMLGISEPAIFGVNLRYVRPFVIALIGGGVGGFMASLFQLEATGMAITVIPGTLLYLNSQLPLYILCNLTAMALTFVLTWLFGFNDKMLDEVRSEAK; the protein is encoded by the coding sequence ATGAACATGGCAGCGGATAATCGGAAAATTGCAAGGCAGGTAGTGGAAGCCATCGGCGGCAGGGAGAACATCGCTTCCTTTGCTCACTGTGCTACGAGACTGCGAATTATGGTTCACGATCAGAAGAAGATTGACCAGAAGAAGGTCGAAAATATTGATAAGGTCAAAGGCGCTTTTTTCAACTCCGGCCAATATCAGGTCATTTTCGGAACAGGAACCGTCAATCAGATTTTTGAAGCGGTCGAATCCCTGGGAATGGAGAGCACAAGCAAGGAAGAACTGAAATCTCAGGCGAAAAAGTCGGGGAATCCGTTTCAGCGGGCGATTCGTACGTTCGGTGATGTGTTTGTGCCGATTATCCCGGTACTGGTCGCCACTGGCTTGTTCATGGGATTACGGGGACTTCTGACCCAGGACACCGTGCTTGCCTGGTTTGGTGCGACACCGGATGATATCTCGCCTAATTTTCTGCTCTTCACCCAGGTATTGACGGATACGGCTTTCGCTTTCTTGCCGGCCTTGGTGGCTTGGTCCGCATTTAGAGTGTTCGGGGGCAGCCCGGTGCTCGGTATCGTCCTGGGTCTGATGCTGGTGAACCCGGCTCTTCCCAACGCGTACAGCGTGGCGAACGGCTCGGCTGAGGCACTCATGATTTTTGATTTCATTCCGGTCGTAGGGTATCAGGGCTCGGTTCTGCCGGCATTCTTCATTGGACTGCTGGGCGCGAAATTCGAGAGATTTTTGCGAAAACGCATTCCTGAAGCGATTGATTTGATCGTTACGCCGTTTCTAACCTTGCTTGTAATGATTACGCTCGGGCTGTTCGCCATCGGCCCCGTGTTCCACTCCCTGGAAGAGGTGGTTCTGAACGCGACGACTTTCTTGCTGGAGCTGCCATTTGGCATTGCGGGTCTTGTGATCGGCTTCTTCAATCAGATTATTGTGGTCACAGGCGTACATCATATTTTCAATTTCCTTGAAATTCAGCTTCTTGAGAAGACGGGAAGCAATCCGTTTAATGCGATCGTGACTAGCGCCATGGCAGCGCAAGGGGCAGCTTGTCTGGCTGTCGGACTCAAGACGAGAAACAAAAAACTAAAGGCTTTATCGCTGCCGTCCGCATTCTCGGCCATGCTGGGAATTTCGGAGCCGGCGATCTTCGGGGTCAACCTCCGGTACGTCAGACCGTTCGTGATCGCCTTGATCGGCGGTGGCGTGGGCGGTTTCATGGCTTCCCTCTTCCAACTGGAGGCAACGGGCATGGCGATTACGGTGATCCCAGGTACGCTGTTATACTTGAACAGCCAGCTTCCTCTTTACATTTTGTGCAATCTGACCGCGATGGCTCTAACTTTTGTACTGACTTGGCTGTTCGGATTCAATGATAAAATGCTCGATGAGGTTCGATCGGAAGCGAAATAA
- a CDS encoding CobW family GTP-binding protein, which yields MNKIPVVLISGFLGSGKTTLLLRLLEYAAKRQWRTAVLMNEMGEQDVDGDTVSGEIPDLPIEKLLDGCICCTRRDELGQALQTLLDQKPDLIFIETTGVANPEQILEDLQDPSLADRISIQRKIALADCRKFLEYNSFFASSRELVRTLRGQISFADMIILNKAGDCDDKQINKVTTSIRKINTTASLSVTDYSRLDENEVFSTLQLQPQLEPSNDPSHSFPTSQWKPGALADLTQDQPLTNDHSKHAHHQPGRSANDHSSHLHGEESGHSSTSFTGMDTLTLSAPSPFPLQLSAIETFLAALGSSLIRAKGYIHLSTGPSLVQWAGSELECKPSTLQLQRGYLTLIGHRLDKKRMVQEWEGLLSGVVQ from the coding sequence ATGAACAAGATACCCGTTGTATTGATTAGCGGATTTTTGGGAAGCGGCAAAACCACGCTGCTGCTCAGACTGCTGGAATATGCCGCCAAGCGCCAGTGGAGAACCGCCGTGCTTATGAATGAGATGGGCGAACAAGATGTGGATGGCGATACGGTCTCCGGCGAAATCCCCGATCTTCCGATTGAGAAGCTGCTCGACGGATGCATCTGCTGCACCAGGCGAGACGAGCTGGGTCAAGCATTGCAAACCCTGTTAGATCAGAAGCCGGATCTCATATTCATCGAAACGACCGGCGTGGCGAATCCTGAACAGATTCTTGAGGATCTGCAGGATCCGTCCCTGGCTGACCGAATCTCAATCCAGCGCAAAATTGCCTTGGCCGACTGCAGGAAATTTCTCGAGTACAACAGCTTCTTTGCATCCAGTCGTGAACTGGTGCGTACCCTGCGGGGACAAATCAGCTTCGCGGATATGATCATCCTTAACAAGGCGGGGGACTGCGACGATAAACAGATCAACAAAGTCACGACCTCCATTAGAAAAATAAACACGACGGCAAGTCTGTCCGTAACCGACTACAGCCGTTTGGATGAAAATGAAGTGTTTTCGACGCTTCAGCTTCAGCCTCAGCTTGAGCCCTCTAATGACCCGAGCCATTCGTTTCCAACTTCGCAATGGAAGCCAGGAGCTCTTGCGGATCTTACGCAAGACCAACCGTTGACTAATGATCACAGCAAGCATGCGCACCACCAGCCAGGGAGATCTGCCAATGACCATTCTAGCCATCTGCACGGAGAAGAGTCCGGACACAGCAGCACATCCTTCACGGGCATGGATACCTTGACCTTATCTGCTCCATCCCCCTTCCCGCTTCAGTTGAGCGCGATCGAGACGTTTCTCGCTGCACTTGGCTCCAGCCTGATTCGGGCCAAAGGTTACATCCATCTCTCGACGGGGCCCTCTCTAGTTCAGTGGGCGGGTTCAGAGCTTGAATGTAAGCCAAGCACGCTGCAGCTGCAACGCGGATATCTTACGCTGATTGGCCATCGTCTGGATAAAAAACGCATGGTTCAAGAGTGGGAAGGCTTGCTCAGTGGCGTGGTGCAATGA
- a CDS encoding Cof-type HAD-IIB family hydrolase, whose amino-acid sequence MNKKIIFFDIDGTLLDHDKKVPATTKESIRELKDAGHIVAIATGRAPYHFEELREELGINSYVCMNGQYVVHEGKPIYGYPLAQDALQKLTEQAVEFDHPIIYAGSVAMKMNVTEHVHIDSSWGELKLTIPEYDPEYYLGRDIYQAIVFCTEDEEAAYVNNFAGRFDFVRWGPYGIDVLPSGGSKAEGIKQLIQLLHIDLEDTIAFGDYLNDLEMLSYVGHGVAMGNAPEIVKKAARHITRDVDQDGIQYGLRLLGLLGKEPQEIV is encoded by the coding sequence TTGAATAAGAAAATCATATTTTTTGATATTGACGGGACGCTGCTGGATCATGACAAGAAAGTTCCGGCTACAACGAAGGAGTCCATTCGGGAGTTAAAGGATGCCGGGCACATCGTCGCTATAGCGACAGGGCGCGCTCCCTATCATTTTGAAGAGCTGCGGGAGGAGCTCGGTATCAATTCCTATGTTTGTATGAACGGTCAGTATGTGGTTCATGAAGGCAAACCGATCTATGGTTATCCATTGGCGCAAGATGCCTTGCAGAAGCTGACGGAGCAGGCCGTTGAGTTTGATCATCCGATCATATATGCCGGCAGTGTAGCCATGAAGATGAACGTAACCGAGCATGTTCATATCGATTCCAGCTGGGGGGAACTGAAACTCACGATCCCTGAATATGATCCGGAATATTACTTGGGCAGAGATATTTATCAGGCCATTGTATTCTGCACGGAGGATGAGGAAGCGGCTTACGTGAACAATTTCGCAGGCCGGTTCGATTTCGTTCGATGGGGTCCTTATGGAATCGATGTGTTGCCGTCCGGGGGATCCAAAGCCGAAGGGATCAAACAATTGATTCAGCTGCTGCACATCGATCTGGAAGATACTATTGCTTTTGGCGATTATCTGAATGATCTGGAGATGCTGTCGTACGTGGGCCACGGTGTGGCGATGGGCAATGCGCCGGAAATCGTCAAGAAGGCGGCCAGGCATATAACCAGGGATGTTGATCAAGACGGTATACAGTACGGCCTCCGTCTGTTGGGTCTACTGGGCAAGGAACCGCAGGAAATCGTGTAG
- a CDS encoding PadR family transcriptional regulator → MSEDQDILNSLVQELRRGTIILGVLSQLSEPQYGYSLVTILQEKGVSVEAGTLYPLLRRLEKQGLLDSEWDTNEARPRKYYIISQTGKEIYRQLYHEWKSMMTSLEGLVDDKGDV, encoded by the coding sequence ATGTCAGAGGATCAAGATATTTTGAACAGTTTGGTGCAGGAGCTTCGACGAGGAACCATCATACTTGGTGTCCTCAGCCAATTGTCGGAACCTCAGTATGGATACTCATTGGTGACCATATTGCAGGAGAAGGGGGTCAGCGTGGAAGCGGGTACCCTGTATCCCTTGCTGCGGCGGTTGGAAAAACAAGGCTTGCTGGATAGCGAGTGGGATACGAATGAAGCTCGTCCGAGGAAATATTACATCATAAGTCAGACAGGGAAAGAAATATATCGCCAGCTTTACCATGAATGGAAGTCTATGATGACAAGTCTTGAAGGGCTTGTTGATGACAAGGGGGACGTATAG
- a CDS encoding TIGR03943 family putative permease subunit, with amino-acid sequence MKSSLRIRIHYTLRSLLVAALAAYIMHLNASDALEYYLAPHMQTLLLLCPVPLLFIAFGMMWHSLAGDSGEVCDCEHPLPAGLVKNVTVYGLFTVPLLFGLLLPDQALGSDMAAKKGMIYTYPNPDVRRKTDDRNTSAFSGTDKRLPGMDQETEKNIALNERFVAKDIYSVEFAELARRLYTLPVIKVEPDIFSETVGAMDMYKEHFQGKTISVQGFVFRDGQMNEDTFAVSRFLVMCCTADAVPFGVLVRGTNAASFADDTWVQIDGTIQVATLNGKETLQIQAKRIQPIEQPASPYIFTNPDSVAEFDELYSNDNKTKEEIN; translated from the coding sequence ATGAAGTCCAGTTTGAGGATACGGATTCACTATACGCTCCGGTCGCTGCTTGTTGCGGCTCTCGCCGCTTATATCATGCATCTGAATGCTTCAGATGCGCTCGAATATTACCTAGCGCCTCATATGCAGACCCTGCTGCTTCTCTGCCCGGTTCCGTTGTTGTTCATTGCATTCGGGATGATGTGGCATTCCCTTGCGGGCGATTCCGGAGAGGTATGTGATTGCGAGCATCCCCTGCCTGCCGGCCTTGTCAAAAACGTAACGGTATACGGGTTATTCACGGTGCCGCTGCTGTTTGGCCTGCTCCTGCCGGACCAAGCCCTGGGCAGCGATATGGCAGCCAAAAAAGGAATGATCTACACCTATCCGAATCCCGATGTACGGCGTAAGACCGATGACCGCAACACCTCCGCCTTTTCAGGCACGGATAAGCGATTACCCGGCATGGATCAAGAAACAGAAAAAAATATCGCATTGAACGAACGATTCGTTGCCAAGGACATCTATAGTGTGGAGTTTGCAGAGCTTGCCAGGCGCTTATATACGCTGCCCGTCATTAAGGTGGAACCGGACATTTTCTCGGAAACCGTCGGGGCCATGGATATGTACAAAGAGCATTTTCAAGGAAAAACCATCTCGGTGCAAGGGTTCGTCTTCCGCGACGGACAGATGAATGAGGATACCTTTGCCGTTAGCCGATTCCTCGTGATGTGCTGCACGGCAGACGCCGTACCGTTCGGGGTTCTTGTGCGCGGCACGAATGCTGCGTCGTTCGCTGATGATACGTGGGTCCAGATTGATGGCACGATCCAGGTCGCCACCTTGAATGGTAAAGAGACGCTGCAAATTCAAGCGAAGCGGATTCAGCCGATCGAGCAGCCGGCATCCCCGTACATTTTCACGAATCCGGACTCCGTCGCGGAGTTTGACGAGCTGTATTCGAATGATAACAAGACCAAGGAGGAAATCAATTAA
- a CDS encoding nitroreductase family protein: MTVTSLNNNYKEIITSRRSVRVYDPSVKISREEMTEILEEATLAPSSVNLQPWRFLVVDSPEGKATLEELAPGNKTQVSTSSAVIAVFGDMNAFDNADEIMGSAVERGYLPQEIKDQMMANYTDLFARIPAQSFREMILIDSGLVSMQLMLSARARGYDTNPIGGYDKSRIAEAFGMEKERYVPVMLISVGKAAKEARLTTRLPIDRIAEWK, encoded by the coding sequence ATGACTGTAACTTCCCTAAACAATAATTATAAAGAAATTATTACTTCCCGTCGCTCTGTGCGGGTATACGACCCATCGGTCAAAATCAGCCGTGAAGAAATGACTGAAATTTTGGAAGAAGCGACTTTGGCTCCGTCATCCGTTAATCTTCAGCCTTGGAGATTTCTTGTCGTTGATAGCCCCGAAGGTAAAGCGACGCTTGAAGAGCTTGCACCAGGGAACAAAACGCAAGTTTCAACTTCCTCCGCTGTCATTGCTGTATTTGGAGATATGAACGCATTCGACAATGCAGATGAAATTATGGGTAGCGCCGTGGAACGCGGTTATCTGCCACAAGAGATTAAAGATCAGATGATGGCAAACTATACCGATCTCTTCGCACGTATTCCGGCACAGTCTTTCCGTGAAATGATCCTTATAGATAGCGGCTTGGTTTCCATGCAGCTTATGCTTTCTGCTCGTGCCCGTGGATATGACACGAACCCCATTGGCGGATACGACAAATCCCGAATTGCAGAGGCATTTGGTATGGAGAAAGAACGTTATGTGCCGGTAATGCTCATCTCTGTAGGTAAAGCTGCCAAAGAAGCGCGTTTGACGACCCGTCTTCCTATTGATCGTATTGCAGAGTGGAAGTGA
- a CDS encoding bifunctional 5,10-methylenetetrahydrofolate dehydrogenase/5,10-methenyltetrahydrofolate cyclohydrolase gives MSKEPVILDGKKVSDDIKAKLAVKVQELKQHGITPCLATILVGDDPASATYVRMKGNACERLGIISKKVVLETSTSTEELIAAIQELNEDPNVHGILLQHPVPHHIDERAAFDAIAIEKDVDGVTTLGFSQNAFGFADYPSCTPAAIIAIMDYYDLPIEGKHAVVVGRSPILGKPVSMMLLNRNATVTICHSRTRNLGELVSQADIVVAAVGKPNFIQGSWIKPGAVVLDAGYNKGNIGDCDYEACAKVASAITPVPAGVGPVTIATLLKHTVESAERTVQD, from the coding sequence ATGAGTAAGGAACCCGTAATTTTGGATGGAAAAAAGGTATCCGATGATATTAAGGCAAAGCTGGCGGTGAAGGTACAGGAATTGAAGCAGCACGGAATAACGCCTTGTCTGGCAACGATTCTGGTTGGCGATGATCCTGCTTCGGCGACCTATGTACGGATGAAGGGAAATGCTTGCGAGCGGCTTGGCATCATATCCAAGAAAGTGGTGCTGGAGACCTCGACCTCGACTGAGGAGCTGATCGCCGCGATACAAGAGCTGAACGAGGATCCGAATGTCCACGGTATTCTGCTGCAGCATCCGGTGCCGCATCATATCGATGAACGGGCGGCTTTTGATGCCATAGCCATTGAAAAAGACGTGGATGGAGTAACCACGCTCGGTTTCTCGCAAAATGCGTTTGGTTTTGCCGATTATCCGTCTTGTACGCCTGCCGCGATTATTGCGATTATGGATTATTATGATCTGCCGATCGAAGGGAAGCATGCCGTGGTGGTCGGACGCAGTCCGATTCTGGGTAAGCCGGTATCGATGATGCTGCTCAATCGCAATGCTACCGTTACGATCTGCCACTCGAGAACGAGGAACCTCGGGGAGCTTGTGTCCCAGGCGGATATCGTGGTTGCGGCCGTAGGCAAACCTAATTTCATTCAAGGGAGCTGGATTAAGCCGGGTGCCGTTGTATTGGATGCCGGCTACAATAAAGGGAATATCGGCGACTGCGATTATGAAGCCTGCGCGAAGGTGGCATCTGCGATTACACCGGTACCGGCAGGTGTCGGCCCCGTTACGATTGCTACATTGCTGAAGCATACCGTCGAATCGGCCGAGCGAACCGTGCAAGACTAA
- a CDS encoding LacI family DNA-binding transcriptional regulator yields MKNTIADIAKKAGVAKSTVSRFLNGGSVSNATRQKIELVIQETGYIPNSFAQSLKAKKTSMIGTIVPRLDSFSASQTVAGMDEELRKHGYQLLIINASQDLSREIEALYDLARQKISGIILFATQVTDTHLAAIQEIGIPVILLGQQHKDVHSMIYNDYAAGYDMGRYVLSKGHRHIAYIGVTEQDVAVGVQRKEGFLKAVSEDSEAKADLYESGFKMSDGVKTAWSIFESNRTLPTAVVCATDNIALGVMKAAHMKGIQIPNELSVTGFGGYDVTEVIHPGLTTVKYGYSQAGHLAAQHIMKLVNDEPVDFLTVMSCDMIHRESVDNLK; encoded by the coding sequence ATGAAGAACACGATTGCAGATATTGCCAAAAAAGCCGGGGTTGCCAAAAGCACGGTCTCCCGTTTCTTGAACGGAGGTTCCGTCAGCAATGCAACACGCCAAAAAATTGAGCTGGTCATTCAGGAAACCGGTTATATTCCGAATTCGTTTGCACAGAGCTTGAAAGCGAAGAAAACCAGCATGATCGGCACCATTGTACCGCGTCTGGATTCATTCTCAGCATCGCAGACCGTTGCCGGCATGGATGAAGAATTAAGGAAACACGGTTATCAGCTTCTTATTATCAATGCAAGCCAGGACTTATCCAGGGAGATTGAAGCGCTGTATGATCTCGCCAGGCAAAAAATATCTGGCATTATTTTATTTGCGACTCAAGTGACGGATACCCATCTTGCCGCGATTCAAGAGATCGGCATCCCTGTCATCCTGTTAGGACAGCAGCATAAGGATGTTCACAGCATGATTTATAACGACTATGCCGCGGGTTATGACATGGGCCGGTATGTGCTGTCCAAGGGACATCGCCATATTGCCTATATCGGGGTGACGGAACAAGACGTTGCTGTCGGAGTTCAGCGGAAGGAAGGGTTTCTGAAAGCGGTAAGCGAGGATAGTGAGGCGAAAGCGGATCTCTATGAGAGTGGATTTAAGATGTCGGATGGTGTAAAGACCGCATGGTCCATTTTTGAGTCGAACCGAACGCTGCCAACTGCCGTGGTTTGCGCTACTGACAATATCGCGTTAGGCGTTATGAAAGCGGCTCATATGAAGGGCATTCAAATTCCGAACGAACTCTCCGTTACCGGATTTGGCGGATACGACGTAACCGAGGTGATTCATCCTGGATTGACAACGGTTAAATATGGATATTCCCAAGCGGGCCATCTCGCCGCACAGCATATAATGAAGCTGGTCAACGACGAGCCTGTGGATTTCCTGACGGTTATGAGCTGCGATATGATTCATCGCGAAAGCGTTGACAATCTAAAATAG
- a CDS encoding permease, which produces MKYPVIFKMLPFMIPLVFVIPVLTIWLQNDSSLISSRDIQQVKTVFTGIFLEALPFVLLGVLLSSLLQLFVKEQWVRRITPKNPVIGVLFASMLGIVFPICECGMIPVVRRLMLKGMPAYIAVTFILSGPILNPIVFAATFMAFRSHPEVTIGRMGLAFTVAITVGLLVYVFSRNNPLKRSLQEFSEQDSAVGERKLHEHPKTWRSLFVHAGDELIEMGKYLVLGAFLTACIQSFIPREELLALGNGPTASYLFMMGFAFILSLCSTSDAFVASAFTHTFTVGPLVSFLVLGPMLDFKSLLMLSTTFKTKFVIGLSLLVMTLVFIGSVAVNALLGG; this is translated from the coding sequence ATGAAATATCCGGTAATCTTCAAAATGCTGCCCTTCATGATTCCGCTTGTCTTCGTGATACCGGTCTTGACGATATGGCTGCAGAACGATTCAAGTCTAATATCAAGCCGTGACATACAGCAGGTAAAAACGGTTTTTACGGGCATTTTCCTTGAGGCGCTTCCTTTTGTGCTGCTTGGAGTGCTGCTGTCGTCCCTTCTTCAGCTGTTCGTTAAAGAACAGTGGGTGCGTCGGATCACGCCCAAAAACCCGGTCATCGGCGTCCTGTTCGCTTCCATGCTGGGGATCGTGTTTCCCATCTGTGAATGCGGGATGATCCCGGTCGTCCGAAGGCTGATGCTTAAGGGGATGCCTGCCTACATCGCTGTAACCTTTATTCTCAGCGGACCTATCCTGAACCCCATTGTGTTCGCTGCGACGTTCATGGCCTTCCGTTCGCATCCCGAAGTGACGATCGGCCGGATGGGACTGGCTTTTACAGTCGCGATAACGGTAGGTTTGCTTGTCTATGTTTTTTCAAGAAACAACCCGCTCAAGCGTTCCTTACAAGAGTTTTCCGAACAAGATTCCGCCGTTGGTGAACGCAAGCTGCACGAGCATCCCAAAACCTGGAGAAGCCTGTTTGTCCACGCCGGAGACGAATTGATCGAAATGGGCAAATACCTGGTTCTTGGCGCATTCCTGACAGCCTGCATCCAATCCTTCATTCCTAGAGAAGAGCTGCTGGCATTGGGGAACGGTCCCACCGCTTCTTACCTGTTCATGATGGGGTTTGCTTTCATCCTGTCCCTCTGCTCGACTTCGGATGCCTTTGTAGCATCGGCGTTCACGCACACCTTTACCGTAGGTCCGCTCGTATCCTTCCTCGTGCTCGGCCCGATGCTGGATTTCAAAAGCTTGCTCATGCTGTCGACTACCTTCAAGACTAAATTCGTGATCGGTTTAAGCCTGCTGGTAATGACCCTTGTCTTTATCGGCTCTGTAGCCGTCAACGCTCTTTTGGGTGGATAG
- a CDS encoding MarR family winged helix-turn-helix transcriptional regulator translates to MKGVFIIATCHTEDLLYLLMHLNKHISTRFERCAGVSPNRLELLCKLTGGQISQSDLQKAVSIDPAAVTRHVQQLEAEGILLRTRCENDNRITLVQLTEVGKSKVAAFKAEKDRFMEELQADLTESERLAFVQTLQKLNSQIQLMKEPSKTN, encoded by the coding sequence TTGAAGGGGGTCTTTATCATCGCTACGTGCCATACGGAAGACCTGCTGTACTTGCTGATGCATTTAAACAAGCATATTTCGACCCGGTTTGAACGCTGTGCTGGAGTTAGTCCCAATCGGCTCGAACTCCTATGCAAACTGACGGGGGGCCAAATTAGCCAATCGGATTTGCAGAAGGCCGTGTCTATTGATCCAGCTGCGGTGACCCGTCATGTTCAGCAGTTGGAAGCGGAAGGAATACTTCTCCGAACCAGATGTGAGAATGACAACCGGATTACGTTGGTTCAGCTAACTGAAGTGGGCAAAAGTAAAGTAGCAGCGTTTAAGGCGGAGAAAGATCGCTTTATGGAGGAACTGCAGGCAGACCTCACGGAATCAGAACGACTTGCGTTTGTTCAAACTCTACAGAAGCTGAACAGCCAGATTCAACTAATGAAAGAACCAAGTAAGACCAATTAA
- a CDS encoding glycoside hydrolase family 32 protein: MDRELKYRRLDQASPEELSSLKEKVKLSEWRQRFHIQPIMGLLNDPNGFSYYNGEYHLFYQWFPLGTYHGLKYWYHTSSKDLVHWQNQGIAIEPGHPQDAYGAYSGSGIVKDDKLYLMYTGNARDEEWNRQSYQCMAVMNRDGSVTKLDKPLIDHVPDGYTEHFRDPKVWKDEDMYRFVIGAQRGDKTGTAVVYESPDLLDWTCKGEIQTRLEHFGYMWECPDYFELEGRGVLLFSPQGLSPQDDEYRNIYQSGYISGKPLDRGTLEFEHGSFYELDRGFDFYAPQTMLDEQDRRIMVGWMGMPEVVYPTDSHGWAHCLTLPRSLSFREGKLIQQPVPELEVLRDKAMEAADTLYSEVKSYAGVEGTVFEMICEFHAIEADAVGIEFRASETERTVIWYDALRQKVTLDRSSSGATIVSDYGTTRTCMLHAKANSIKFHLFVDISSAEVFVNDGEEVFTSRIFPKRDSRHIRFFATNGSAGLKVKKWDLAQAVKDIEGDE, translated from the coding sequence ATGGACAGAGAACTGAAATACCGACGCCTGGATCAGGCTTCTCCCGAAGAGCTTTCCTCCTTAAAGGAGAAAGTGAAATTAAGCGAATGGAGGCAGAGGTTTCACATACAGCCCATCATGGGCTTGCTGAATGACCCTAACGGGTTTTCTTATTATAACGGGGAATATCACTTATTTTATCAATGGTTTCCGCTGGGTACGTATCACGGCTTGAAATACTGGTACCATACATCCTCGAAAGACCTCGTGCATTGGCAAAACCAAGGCATCGCCATTGAACCTGGCCACCCGCAGGATGCTTATGGCGCTTACTCGGGCAGCGGAATCGTGAAAGACGACAAACTGTATCTGATGTATACCGGAAATGCCCGGGATGAGGAATGGAACAGGCAATCTTATCAATGCATGGCCGTGATGAACCGCGATGGATCGGTCACGAAGCTCGATAAGCCGCTGATCGACCATGTGCCGGACGGATATACCGAGCATTTTCGGGATCCGAAGGTATGGAAAGACGAAGACATGTACCGGTTCGTTATCGGCGCCCAAAGGGGCGATAAGACAGGAACGGCTGTCGTATATGAATCACCGGATTTGCTGGATTGGACCTGCAAAGGGGAAATCCAAACCCGTCTTGAACATTTCGGCTATATGTGGGAGTGCCCCGATTATTTTGAACTGGAAGGACGGGGCGTGCTGCTGTTTTCGCCGCAGGGGCTGAGTCCGCAAGACGACGAATACCGGAACATTTACCAATCCGGCTACATCTCGGGCAAGCCGCTGGATCGGGGCACGCTGGAGTTTGAACACGGCTCCTTTTACGAGCTGGACAGAGGTTTTGATTTTTACGCACCGCAGACCATGCTGGACGAGCAAGACCGGCGCATCATGGTAGGCTGGATGGGTATGCCGGAGGTCGTCTATCCAACCGACTCGCATGGCTGGGCGCATTGTTTGACTCTTCCGCGTTCGCTCTCGTTCCGTGAGGGCAAGCTGATTCAGCAGCCGGTCCCCGAGTTGGAAGTGCTCCGCGATAAGGCCATGGAAGCAGCGGATACACTTTACAGCGAAGTGAAGAGTTATGCAGGAGTTGAGGGGACCGTATTCGAGATGATATGCGAGTTCCATGCGATCGAAGCGGACGCCGTTGGCATTGAATTTCGAGCAAGCGAAACGGAGCGGACGGTCATCTGGTATGACGCTCTCAGGCAAAAGGTTACACTGGATCGCTCATCATCGGGTGCAACGATTGTGAGTGATTACGGAACGACACGAACCTGCATGCTGCATGCCAAAGCAAACTCGATCAAATTTCATCTTTTTGTGGATATTTCTTCGGCAGAGGTGTTCGTTAATGATGGCGAAGAGGTATTTACGAGTCGGATATTTCCAAAACGGGACAGCCGTCATATACGATTTTTCGCAACAAACGGCAGCGCCGGCTTGAAGGTCAAGAAGTGGGATCTTGCCCAAGCCGTAAAAGATATAGAAGGGGATGAATGA